TAAATAGATTTGTACCTTTATGACTAGAGGTCAGTATAATCTTATAATCAAATGACTTAAATTTTTCTAGGGCTTTGTTAAAATTATCTGCTGTAATTATTTTTATAAATTCAGCTCCACCTTCAGATGTCCGATAAGCTGCTCCAGATAATGCTGCGTCCGCGTGTGATACTAGTATGGCATTTATTCCAAAATTTGCACATACACGCATGACAGCGCCTAGATTATGAGGGTTTTGAACATTTTCGAGCGCAACAATACAATTTGTATTTTTAATATGTTCTTCATTTTTAAGAAAATCTTCATAGCTAATAGAAGGCGTCCGGCGGATTAAAAAACAAACTCCTTCATGATGATTTGATTCAGAAACTTTTAGCATTTCGTCTTCGGTTAAAATGCGATAAGCTAATTTTTTTTCTGCACAATATTTTAGAACCTTATTCATTTCTTTCAACATATTTTCTGTGATATAGACGCGAATAAGATCTTGAGGTCGTTTGTTAAATAACATTTTGCAAGCATGGAGGCCACATATTTTCATTTCTAAGTTTTTTCTTGGTTTAGGAATTTTTCTGTGTTCACCATGTTGTTTTATTTTTTCTTGTTCTTTTTCTCTTTTTTTCAAGTGAATCTCCAATAATTTAACTAATAATAGTTATCTGTAATAAACTGTCTGGGCTATTAAATTGTGCTTGATTCACAAAAAAGGCTTGAATCAATTCCAATTGACCTAATGGGTATATTTCTTCTTTCCCGCATTTGTAAAGACATTTTTAATTTAGAGAAAATATAAAAATACTAGTAACTTAGTTGAGAAATTAGAAAAAGAGTTGTAGTATATTTGCTGTTAGTAAAAAATGCTATAT
This is a stretch of genomic DNA from Pigmentibacter ruber. It encodes these proteins:
- a CDS encoding tRNA/rRNA methyltransferase — encoded protein: MKKREKEQEKIKQHGEHRKIPKPRKNLEMKICGLHACKMLFNKRPQDLIRVYITENMLKEMNKVLKYCAEKKLAYRILTEDEMLKVSESNHHEGVCFLIRRTPSISYEDFLKNEEHIKNTNCIVALENVQNPHNLGAVMRVCANFGINAILVSHADAALSGAAYRTSEGGAEFIKIITADNFNKALEKFKSFDYKIILTSSHKGTNLFNEKIPKKLVFVFGSENSGITEALLNNGDKIIQIPSSGNVESLNIACASSVILAEYWRNHKK